One Pochonia chlamydosporia 170 chromosome 5, whole genome shotgun sequence DNA segment encodes these proteins:
- a CDS encoding short-chain dehydrogenase (similar to Metarhizium acridum CQMa 102 XP_007811559.1): protein MSFPSFVYRQRIQRLPYPTGSYTDQTIIITGSNVGLGKEAARHFARLNANRVILAVRSLEKGQNAKEEIETSLRAANSNSKTDIQVWQLDMASYTSVEQFAARVNSELDRVDIFLANAGIASGKYYVVQGNNSMITVNVVSTFLLSAMVLPKMKETARKFGTRPTLTITTSGVHREAAGLVKRAAEAGELWPLVNDKETVEKHFDIQYPASKLLEIFGVREISEQSPRDNFPVTINCVNPGFCHSELSRDHPTWGFWFMKLVLARSTEVGSRNLVAAASMGGDSHGKYVSECIVEQPSEFLESQDGKKIQKMFWKELCGKLEEIRPGVTKNFL from the coding sequence ATGTCATTCCCAAGCTTCGTATACAGGCAACGCATCCAACGCCTCCCCTACCCAACAGGCTCCTACACCGACcaaaccatcatcatcaccggcagCAACGTCGGCCTcggcaaagaagcagcacGTCACTTCGCCCGCCTCAATGCCAATCGAGTAATTCTAGCTGTACGCAGCCTCGAAAAAGGACAAAATGCCaaggaagaaattgaaacAAGTCTAAGAGCTGCCAATTCCAACAGCAAAACCGAcatccaagtttggcaacTCGACATGGCGAGCTATACCTCTGTGGAACAGTTCGCCGCCCGAGTCAACTCCGAATTAGACCGTGTAGACATCTTCCTTGCGAATGCTGGCATAGCGTCTGGTAAATACTACGTCGTCCaaggcaacaacagcatGATTACCGTTAATGTGGTTTCGACGTTCTTGCTCTCGGCGATGGTGCtgcccaagatgaaggagacgGCGAGGAAATTCGGAACAAGACCTACCTTGACGATTACTACGTCAGGGGTCCATCGCGAGGCAGCTGGTCTTGTGAAGAGGGCTGCTGAGGCGGGAGAACTGTGGCCGCTGGTCAATGATAAGGAGACGGTAGAGAAGCACTTTGACATTCAGTACCCGGCGTCGAAGCTCCTGGAGATTTTTGGAGTTAGAGAAATCAGCGAGCAGAGCCCGAGGGACAACTTCCCGGTTACTATCAACTGTGTTAATCCTGGGTTTTGCCACTCAGAATTGTCGAGGGACCATCCTACGTGGGGGTTTTGGTTCATGAAGCTTGTTTTGGCACGAAGTACTGAGGTTGGAAGCAGGAAtttggttgctgctgcatctaTGGGCGGAGATTCCCATGGCAAATATGTGTCTGAGTGCATAGTTGAGCAACCTTCTGAGTTTTTGGAGTCGCAGGATGGGAAGAAGATTCAGAAGATGTTTTGGAAAGAACTGTGTGGGAAGTTGGAGGAAATTCGGCCTGGTGTTACCAAGAACTTTCTGTAA
- a CDS encoding ubiquitin related modifier (URM1) domain-containing protein yields MAPTESEPISEQLRIDVEFSGGLEMLFADQRRHSLTLPAKDKDGQPANIAFLIDHLCQNVMNDTRKELFILDDHLYVAFKYVSDFNAHSQ; encoded by the exons ATGGCTCCCACCGAGTCCGAGCCCATCAGTGAGCAGCTAAGAATAGATGTCGAGTTCTC AGGAGGCTTGGAGATGCTCTTTGCTGACCAGCGTCGCCATTCGCTGACACTTCCTGCTAAGGACAAGGATGGACAACCCGCCAATATCGCCTTCTTGATTGATCACCTTTGCCAAAATGTTATGAATGATACTCGCAAGGAACTTTTCATCCTGGACGACCATCTGTACGTGGCTTTCAAATATGTCTCTGATTTCAATGCGCACTCTCAATAA
- a CDS encoding amidase family protein (similar to Aspergillus flavus NRRL3357 XP_002374832.1), translating to MHITLTALFLGAAVAVASSAAQNTSIVEATIEQLHDALKSGRINSVQLVAKHLHRIAQYDRRGPHLNSIPVISPDIFEQALAADERYAKGCPRSILDGLPYTAKDSYMVKGLTVASGSPAFKNLTASEDAFTISQLRNAGAVFLGLTNMPPMANGGLQRGVYGRAESPYNKDYLAAAMGSGSSNGCGVSTAASMAVFGMAEETVSSGRSPASNNGLVAYTPSRGVLSIRGNWPLIPVADVVVPHTRSVKDMLTLLEFLTVKDERTEGDFWRMQKFVPLPDAEKVRPTTALARADSLRGKRIGVPRMFIGEKDPAAQKIWVNPQVRRLWDQARVTLEGLGAIVEETDFPLVTNHEVTPTNIQVKTEYPLPAYFNGSAGPEGLIGYGWDDFLRLVNDTVTGTKLIDVDPRLIAPQPPGTILDRPGNRFNNRTVSNYVTIMAVENRTESMSILDLPGLEAFVKELEARRKRDLEQWMEKKKLDAVVWPAVGDVGPQDAETNEEAAQFAWRNGVARSNGNYAIRQLGVPTVTVNMGFMEEKKMPVGLTFASKAYDDDRLFSYAFAFEAAHRQARVAPPRTPGLYADYIPGKPQFIAGREAPELSAEVERLSDNTLRVFGKVIAAKDAEIEVFVDGVLARPVEIVKNKWSVTASVVPPNEPSPYGGITVPDNKLAMVVVVCTAWGRSVGKLLFA from the exons ATGCACATTACCCTCACCGCATTGTTTCTAGGGGCAGCAGTTGCTGTGGCATCTTCCGCCGCCCAG AACACCAGCATTGTCGAAGCAACTATAGAGCAACTTCACGATGCCCTAAAATCAGGTCGAATTAACTCGGTCCAGCTGGTCGCCAAGCATCTTCACCGGATCGCGCAGTATGACCGCCGCGGACCACATCTCAATTCCATTCCCGTCATCAGCCCTGACATTTTTGAGCAAGCCCTCGCCGCTGATGAGCGCTACGCAAAAGGGTGTCCGCGATCTATTCTTGATGGATTACCTTACACAGCCAAAGACAGCTACATGGTCAAGGGATTGACCGTTGCGTCTGGCTCTCCTGCATTTAAAAACCTGACAGCTTCAGAGGACGCTTTTACTATATCTCAGCTGAGGAACGCAGGCGCCGTGTTCCTCGGCTTGACTAATATGCCGCCCATGGCCAACGGTGGGCTGCAACGAGGAGTATACGGCCGAGCAGAAAGCCCATATAACAAGGACTATCTGGCTGCGGCCATGGGTTCAGGCTCATCTAACGGCTGTGGCGTCTCAACAGCTGCAAGCATGGCAGTATTTGGCATGGCCGAAGAAACTGTATCATCTGGGAGATCACCAGCGTCTAAtaatggtctggtggcgtACACTCCGTCTCGCGGCGTCCTTTCCATCAGGGGTAACTGGCCGCTCATTCCGGTTGCAGACGTGGTGGTTCCGCATACTCGGTCCGTCAAGGACATGTTGACGTTGCTCGAATTCCTGACAGTGAAAGACGAGCGGACAGAAGGTGACTTTTGGCGAATGCAAAAGTTTGTTCCTCTGCCTGACGCTGAAAAGGTTCGCCCTACGACTGCACTGGCCAGAGCAGATTCGCTCAGGGGAAAACGTATTGGTGTTCCGCGCATGTTTATCGGCGAGAAGGATCCGGCGGCGCAGAAAATTTGGGTTAATCCTCAAGTTCGACGGCTTTGGGACCAAGCACGCGTTACGCTTGAGGGATTAGGAGCTATAGTCGAAGAGACTGACTTTCCGCTGGTTACGAATCATGAAGTTACGCCAACGAATATCCAGGTCAAGACCGAGTATCCCTTGCCAGCTTACTTCAATGGCAGTGCTGGGCCGGAAGGACTCATAGGGTACGGCTGGGACGACTTTCTGCGCTTGGTCAACGACACGGTAACCGGCACGAAGCTCATTGACGTTGATCCTCGTCTTATTGCTCCGCAGCCGCCGGGAACAATCCTTGACAGACCTGGTAATCGATTCAATAACAGGACAGTTTCCAACTATGTCACAATAATGGCTGTTGAGAACCGAACCgaatccatgtccatcctcgATCTTCCAGGGTTGGAAGCGTTTGTCAAAGAGCTAGAGGCTCGTCGCAAGAGAGATCTGGAGCAatggatggagaagaagaagctagaTGCCGTGGTTTGGCCAGCAGTAGGTGACGTTGGGCCCCAGGATGCCGAGACAAACGAGGAAGCAGCGCAGTTTGCATGGCGAAATGGCGTCGCCCGGTCCAATGGCAACTATGCCATTCGCCAACTTGGTGTACCAACCGTAACGGTTAATATGGGTTTCatggaggaaaagaaaatgcCGGTTGGTCTGACATTTGCGTCCAAGGCATACGATGATGACCGTCTTTTCAGCTACGCGTTTGCGTTTGAGGCGGCGCATCGTCAAGCACGGGTTGCTCCTCCTCGAACACCCGGTTTGTATGCGGATTATATTCCTGGGAAGCCTCAGTTTATTGCGGGCCGTGAGGCACCAGAGCTATCTGCAGAAGTTGAGAGACTCTCTGACAATACGCTGCGTGTATTTGGGAAAGTGATTGCCGCCAAGGACGCTGAGATTGAAGTTTTCGTTGATGGAGTGTTGGCAAGACCCGTGGAAATTGTGAAGAACAAATGGAGCGTGACAGCAAGTGTTGTGCCTCCAAATGAGCCGTCTCCCTACGGAGGTATAACAGTTCCGGATAATAAgttggccatggttgtggttgtttgtACAGCATGGGGACGATCGGTTGGAAAGTTGTTGTTTGCGTAA
- a CDS encoding 5'/3'-nucleotidase SurE (similar to Metarhizium robertsii ARSEF 23 XP_007818285.1) — translation MHILVTNDDGPPCSESSPYVHCLVRQLQKAGHTVSVCLPHTQRSWIGKAYMVGQTLKPLYYRPGKESHGDLSEGSLHKRPSPTSDVEEWILIDGTPASCAQIGLYHFFQDKGPVDLVVSGPNYGRNSTAVYALSSGTIGAAMEAAACRKKSIALSFALFSRNHDPLVIEAACRHGVKVIEALYKQWPTDGSVDLYSVNVPLIEEVEKRKTLFTEMLQNKWGDVCCFEEVEDETGDAVTEESHIREGPDGEACRNGNGDATRTGHLHRHFKWALPLADVRRSVEESEPGNDGWTVKEGNTSVTPLRASFALGEGALSRKELAL, via the exons atGCATATTCTCGTCACAAACGATGACGGGCCGCCGTGTTCGGAATCATCTCCCTATGTCCACTGTCTAGTGAGACAACTCCAAAAGGCCGGCCACACCGTCTCAGTCTGTCTGCCGCACACGCAGCGATCATGGATTGGAAAGGCGTACATGGTCGGTCAGACTTTGAAGCCATTATACTATCGACCAGGCAAGGAAAGTCACGGTGACTTATCCGAAGGGTCTCTGCATAAACGgccgtctccaacaagcgATGTAGAGGAATGGATTCTAATCGACGGTACACCCGCATCCTGCGCACAAATCGGCCTATATCACTTCTTTCAGGATAAAGGACCGGTTGACCTGGTAGTCAGCGGACCAAACTACGGCAGAAACTCAACAGCGGTCTATGCCCTCAGCTCGGGAACCATTGGAGCAGCAATGGAAGCAGCCGCTTGCAGGAAAAAGTCAATCGCCCTGAGCTTTGCCCTCTTCTCGCGGAACCATGACCCGCTTGTAATTGAGGCAGCGTGCCGCCACGGCGTGAAAGTCATTGAGGCCTTATACAAGCAGTGGCCCACGGATGGCAGCGTGGATCTTTACAGCGTTAATGTACCGCTGattgaagaggttgagaagcGCAAGACTCTCTTTAcggagatgctgcagaatAAATGGGGAGACGTGTGCTGCTTTGAGGAAGTAGAAGATGAGACGGGCGATGCGGTTACGGAAGAGTCACATATTCGCGAGGGACCAGACGGTGAGGCTTGCAGAAACGGAAACGGGGATGCTACGAGAACGGGACACTTGCACAGGCACTTCAAGTGGGCGCTGCCGTTGGCGGATGTGCGAAGGAGTGTGGAAGAGTCTGAGCCTGGGAATGATGGCTGGACTGTCAAGGAGGGTAATACGAG TGTCACGCCTTTGAGAGCGAGTTTTGCTCTTGGTGAAGGCGCTCTCAGTAGGAAGGAGTTGGCCTTGTAG
- a CDS encoding F-box-like domain-containing protein, whose product MGKKKSREPIPTVATPPPPPLTPAQNEALSTLVIVTAILKNLDDSHLLSSMQRVCRLWKEVATDLVQPHFSLHEAERVADKEPHSISPNTLLAQHFHALLSNITEPRRISMETVFYRGGYVDRSALGMSIANTSCGKIQHKAFIRQGASWRNMLVSSPPIFEVEFVADRTAHSPPRDEIVCIPEGLRMGQLYDLVVAIITRADKNGIYDAVVEWPSLEPDGKQDGVTGGDGDGQLPPLVVRKVFEAFPPSYTKWDEKTKRARTRHVASTKWMLLCEEFDKDKLIVNPW is encoded by the coding sequence atgggcaagaagaagtcCCGCGAACCAATACCCACGGtggcaacaccaccaccaccaccactgacACCAGCGCAGAACGAAGCCTTATCTACATTGGTGATAGTAACTGCTATTCTGAAAAACTTGGATGATTCACATCTTCTGTCCTCAATGCAAAGAGTTTGTAGATTGTGGAAAGAGGTAGCCACCGACCTTGTCCAACCACACTTCTCCTTGCACGAGGCAGAACGTGTCGCAGACAAAGAGCCTCATTCCATTTCTCCCAATACTCTCCTCGCACAGCACTTCCACGCCTTGTTATCGAATATCACGGAGCCACGACGCATATCAATGGAAACTGTCTTCTACCGCGGCGGATACGTTGATAGATCCGCCCTAGGGATGTCAATCGCCAACACATCATGCGGAAAGATACAGCACAAGGCGTTCATCCGTCAAGGTGCTTCTTGGAGAAACATGCTCGTTTCATCACCGCCTATATTCGAAGTAGAGTTCGTGGCAGATAGGACTGCTCATAGTCCGCCCCGGGACGAGATCGTCTGTATTCCAGAGGGTCTGCGCATGGGGCAGTTGTACGACTTGGTCGTGGCGATTATTACGCGGGCGGATAAGAATGGTATATATGACGCGGTTGTAGAGTGGCCGAGTTTAGAGCCGGACGGGAAGCAAGATGGCGTAACAGGAGGCGATGGAGATGGGCAGTTGCCTCCGTTGGTTGTGAGAAAGGTATTTGAAGCGTTTCCGCCGAGTTATACGAAGTGGGATGAGAAGACTAAGAGGGCGAGAACGAGACATGTTGCTTCGACAAAGTGGATGTTGTTGTGTGAAGAGTTTGATAAGGATAAGCTGATTGTAAATCCGTGGTAG
- a CDS encoding RNA polymerase II Elongator subunit (similar to Neosartorya fischeri NRRL 181 XP_001257718.1) → MGVDGVSVEYLSAGANRQTSVADWSRTGLLAYGADVNIALWCPAVHPPRGVERILSGHKETVKAVVFLPEVAEDDCSYIVSGSDDKTLIFWKSTANHHNFEAVHTICEHTAPVNCVTAFRVPGEKAKWIVATGAADATVKIWSFHNDQLELLQSIKTSPKFFPLTLSLSIIDSDVLILAAAGTRETVQILTADLNASSINFLVQATLAGHEGWVRSLNFTNETEEAGSDLLLASASQDKYIRIWRIHQGKELPALAASGSDPLSCAFLPGKSPSNKAHRLQTAGKDFSVTFEALLLGHEDWIYSAKWKSHTDGKLQLLSTSADNSLSIWEADPASGIWVSMARLGEISREKGATTATGSTGGFWTGLWSPTGDSVACLGRTGSWRRWEYDSSADAWKPCVAITGHTKAVTGITWAKSGDYLLSTSSDQTSRLHTRWAAPDAGTWHEMSRPQIHGYDLNCIDSLGDSQFVSGADEKLMRVFSEPKAVATLLKKLAGFGGENVEDMPDAANMPVLGLSNKAIDTVEDDQEVLPVDDRDREAMDPASVVKKSYLEIDHPPFEETLSRHTLWPEAEKLYGHGYEISCLAASHDGKLIASACKASSTNHAVIRLFETEKWTEIRPPLVAHSLTATRLRFSGDDNYLLSVGRDRQWAVFARNTNEAAKYQLLQSNPKGHSRMILDAAWAPTESPLFATAGRDKQVRIWASQKTEAGKLQFTQTAAMPCAGSVTSVDFLPSVVKGKLVLAVGTEAGRVSICSVNEDGSAITELPSESELSLPKAVLQLAWRPVSHNGKPDYTLAVAGEDSSLRLFSFNESYL, encoded by the exons ATGGGCGTCGATGGTGTGTCAGTAGAGTATTTGTCTGCTGGTGCTAACCGGCAGACTTCGGTTGCAGACTGGAGTAGGACTGGGCTACTGGCATATGGCGCTGATGTGAACATTGCATTATGGTGTCCAGCA GTGCATCCGCCTCGGGGTGTTGAAAGAATTCTAAGTGGACATAAGGAAACTGTCAAAGCCGTCGTATTTCTCCCCGAGGTCGCGGAAGATGATTGCAGCTACATTGTGTCAGGCTCTGACGACAAGACTCTCATCTTCTGGAAGTCGACtgccaaccaccacaactttGAAGCCGTTCACACAATTTGTGAACATACGGCTCCTGTGAACTGCGTTACTGCCTTCAGAGTCCCTGGTGAGAAAGCCAAGTGGATTGTCGCCACGGGAGCTGCTGATGCCACGGTAAAGATCTGGTCCTTTCACAATGACCAACTCGAGCTACTTCAGTCGATAAAAACGTCACCCAAATTTTTTCCACTCACTCTTTCTTTAAGCATCATTGATAGCGATGTGCTTATTCTGGCAGCTGCTGGGACGAGAGAGACTGTCCAGATCCTGACGGCAGATCTCAATGCATCAAGCATCAACTTCCTCGTGCAAGCAACCTTAGCTGGCCACGAAGGCTGGGTACGATCATTGAACTTTACAAATGAAACTGAGGAGGCTGGTAGTGACCTCTTGCTGGCATCAGCGAGTCAAGACAAATACATCCGCATCTGGAGAATTCACCAGGGAAAAGAGTTACCAGCCTTGGCGGCATCGGGATCGGATCCTCTCAGCTGCGCCTTTCTTCCTGGAAAATCACCGTCTAACAAGGCTCATCGTCTACAAACCGCGGGTAAAGACTTTTCTGTGACCTTTGAAGCACTGCTACTAGGCCATGAAGATTGGATTTACAGCGCGAAATGGAAATCACACACCGACGGCAAGCTCCAACTTCTCTCGACATCTGCGGATAACTCTTTGTCGATTTGGGAAGCTGACCCTGCGTCCGGTATCTGGGTTAGCATGGCAAGACTGGGCGAAATCAGCAGAGAAAAGGGCGCAACAACTGCCACGGGCAGCACGGGTGGTTTCTGGACAGGGCTTTGGTCACCAACTGGTGACTCTGTCGCTTGCCTTGGAAGAACtggaagttggagaaggtgGGAATACGACTCATCGGCCGATGCGTGGAAGCCATGTGTTGCCATCACTGGCCACACCAAAGCCGTCACTGGTATTACTTGGGCTAAGAGCGGCGACTATCTGCTTTCCACCAGTTCCGACCAGACCTCACGATTGCACACAAGGTGGGCGGCGCCTGACGCTGGCACTTGGCATGAAATGTCCCGGCCGCAAATACACGGGTACGACCTAAACTGTATTGATTCGTTGGGAGACTCACAATTTGTTTCTGGTGCTGACGAGAAGCTCATGCGAGTGTTCAGCGAGCCCAAAGCAGTTGCGACACTACTCAAGAAACTTGCAGGTTTCGGAGGTGAGAATGTGGAGGACATGCCTGATGCAGCTAACATGCCTGTTCTTGGTCTTTCGAACAAGGCGATTGATACTGTAGAGGATGATCAAGAAGTCCTGCCCGTGGATGACCGGGACCGAGAAGCGATGGACCCAGCGTCAGTGGTAAAGAAGTCGTATTTGGAGATTGACCATCCACCATTTGAAGAAACACTATCAAGGCACACTTTGTGGCCAGAAGCGGAAAAGTTGTATGGTCACGGCTACGAAATCTCGTGTCTCGCAGCTAGCCACGATGGCAAGCTCATCGCCAGTGCCTGCAAAGCTAGCTCCACGAACCACGCTGTCATCCGTTTATTCGAGACGGAGAAATGGACAGAGATACGACCACCTCTCGTCGCGCACTCCCTCACCGCGACCAGACTAAGATTCTCAGGCGACGACAATTATCTGCTCAGTGTCGGTCGCGACCGACAGTGGGCCGTCTTTGCAAGAAATACCAATGAAGCCGCCAAGTATCAGCTTCTCCAATCAAATCCAAAGGGTCACAGCAGAATGATCCTCGATGCTGCGTGGGCGCCTACCGAGTCGCCATTGTTTGCCACCGCCGGCAGAGACAAGCAGGTCAGGATATGGGCTTCGCAAAAAACGGAAGCTGGGAAGCTGCAATTCACTCAAACTGCCGCTATGCCATGCGCTGGATCCGTGACCTCTGTGGATTTTCTACCCTCCGTGGTCAAGGGAAAGCTCGTCTTGGCAGTTGGAACCGAAGCTGGAAGAGTGAGCATTTGCTCGGTCAACGAAGATGGATCTGCCATCACTGAGCTGCCCTCGGAATCAGA GTTGAGTCTCCCCAAAGCTGTACTGCAACTAGCATGGCGGCCTGTCAGTCACAACGGAAAACCTGATTACACGCTAGCAGTAGCCGGCGAAGACAGCTCGCTGAGACTGTTCTCATTCAATGAATCGTATTTATGA
- a CDS encoding proteinase T precursor (similar to Cordyceps militaris CM01 XP_006670332.1), giving the protein MRGTTVLLAALPAALAAPAVQQRSEPAPLNLGDGTTGKYIVKFKEGTEVSAFSSALGILNVEPDYVYNALFRGFASAMDESTLEAVRNHPDVEYVEEDGISRAAGFIDQQNPVWGLARISSRTAGKKVYSYDERAGEGTCAYVIDTGVDENHREFEGRAKQLKSWIKGSNRDDHGHGTHVSGSIASKTYGVAKKTKVFGLKGLGSNASGPDSGIIDAINFVAEDAPKQNCPKGVVVNLSLTADRRLQSMNDAVAALVKRGYFVAAAAGNFDRDASQESPASEPSICTVGGTQSNDGRYSGSNHGKFIDISAPAVQVTSTMPGGGTGGMTGTSMASPHIAGLAAYLASVEDIKASDACDRIVELATKGAIKGNMPPNTVNNIAFNGNPNDK; this is encoded by the exons ATGCGCGGAACAACGGTTCTCCTCGCTGCTCTCCCTGCGGCCCTCGCCGCGCCTGCTGTCCAACAGCGTTCAGAGCCCGCTCCTCTGAATCTGGGCGATGGCACTACCGGAAAGTATATCGTCAAGTTCAAAGAGGGCACAGAAGTCTCTGCTTTCAGCAGTGCCTTGGGCATCCTCAACGTTGAGCCTGATTACGTTTACAATGCCCTCTTCCGTGGTTTCGCTTCCGCCATGGACGAGTCTACTCTTGAGGCTGTCCGAAATCACCCCGAT GTCGAGTacgttgaagaagatggcatcTCTCGCGCGGCCGGTTTCATCGACCAGCAAAATCCCGTCTGGGGTCTAGCTCGTATCTCAAGCCGCACGGCCGGTAAGAAGGTCTACTCCTACGACGAGAGAGCTGGTGAGGGCACTTGCGCCTATGTAATTGACACTGGTGTCGATGAAAACCATAGA GAATTCGAAGGTCGCGCCAAACAGCTCAAGTCCTGGATCAAGGGCTCCAACCGAGACGaccacggccacggcacCCACGTAAGCGGCAGCATCGCCAGCAAGACTTACGGCGTCGCAAAGAAAACCAAAGTCTTTGGCCTCAAAGGTCTCGGCAGCAACGCCAGCGGCCCAGACTCGGGCATCAtcgatgccatcaacttcGTCGCTGAAGATGCCCCCAAGCAAAATTGCCCCAAgggcgtcgtcgtcaactTGAGCTTGACGGCTGACCGCCGACTCCAGTCTATGAATGATGCCGTCGCCGCCCTTGTCAAGAGGGGATACTTTGTCGCCGCTGCAGCTGGAAACTTTGACCGCGATGCTAGCCAGGAGTCCCCTGCCTCAGAGCCAAGTATTTGCACCGTCGGCGGCACTCAGTCTAATGACGGGCGATACAGCGGCTCTAATCACGGCAAGTTTATTGACATCAGCGCCCCTGCTGTTCAGGTTACTTCTACCATGCCAGGTGGTGGTACT GGCGGCATGACTGGAACTTCTATGGCTTCTCCCCACATTGCTGGCCTTGCTGCTTACCTTGCGTCCGTGGAGGATATCAAGGCTTCTGATGCTTGCGACCGCATTGTTGAGTTGGCTACCAAGGGCGCTATCAAGGGGAATATGCCGCCGAATACCGTCAACAATATTGCCTTTAACGGAAACCCAAACGACAAATAA